The genomic interval GAGCGTAGCTGACATAGGGAGCAAACCCATTGTCAAGTTGATACAGGGCTGACAATCGCCCGGATGTTTGGTTGGCTTCGTTGACGGTGGTTTTTGCATTGCTACCTGTGGCAGTGGTTTTGGTGGTGCTTTTATAGTCATCATGGCGTAACCCTGCGACCACAGTGAGCTTGTTCCATTGCATTTCATCTTGTAGATAAACGCCGAATTGACTTTGCTCAATATCATCGGTTTGTTGATAGCCTGTCAAACTAAGGGCAGTTTTGCTAAATAAATCATAATCAGGATCGCTTAAATCGATGATGGGTATGCCATTGTACATGGCATCTGCGTACTTAGCGGTGCTGTCGGTTTTTTGATAGTCCACACCCAATAATAAATTGTGGGAGGTATTATCGGTAATCAGACTATAAGCCAATTGGTTATCGGTGGCCCAGTTGGTCATTTTTTCATCGGTCGTGTAGGCGGTGCGTATCAGCTTGCTGTCTGAGCCCTCGCTAAAGCCTTGATGGTAGGTGTTTTTTTGTTGGGCATCGGCATCGGTGTAACGCAAGGTATGTTTAAAGGTTAGCAAATCATTGATTTTCCAGTTGATGGTCTCGCTTGGCATAAAGACTTTTTTACTAAAATCATTCCATTTATCGCCCTAACATCACCAGTTCGGCAACGGTAAATTGACTGGCATCAGGCAATTTTTGCGGTAAATAGGCGACTTGCTGTGCGAAGGTTTTTGGCGGTAAATCAAAGATTGATTTGTCAGCAAAATCCTGTAATAAAATCTGTCCGCTAGTGGGGGGGTGTTTCCCCTGCCAAAGCTTTAATTAGGGTGGATTTGCCCGAACCGTTATGCCCAATTAAGGCATAGATTTTTCCCTTATCAATGGTGACATTGATGTTGTGTAAGAGGGTTTTTTGTTGGCGCATGACGGTAAGCGATTGGGTGGTTAGCATGATTTGCCCAAGGTCAAAGTTTTAAAATAGCAAATCATAGCATTGATGATAATAATTATCATTAATTTTTATAAATAAGAATTAATATCATTTAAGATATTGATAACGATTATCATTCACACTATAATACAGCGATTTTAAGACTTTTCCTAAATATACAGCCCTATAACTATGCCTATCCAACGTCACGCTAACTTTAGTCAAGCCCATTTCTCAAACAATATTAGTACCATATTCGATAAAAAGTCGGGCACGTTGGCACTGATTGGCGTATTGAGCTTACACGGTATCGTAGCGATTAGCTTGGAAAATATGGCAACGCCTGATATCAAACCGCCCAACGTCACACCACCGTTAGAAATTAGCTTTATCGCGCCACCACCTGCGGCAGACAAGCCTGCAGAGATGACGGTAACAGCCGAGCCAAAACCGATAAAACAACTACCCAAACCCGTCGAAAAGCCAAAAGAAAAACTAGCAGAAAAACCAAAAGAAAAGCCGATAGAAAAACCTATCAGCAAGCCTATCGAGAAAACGGTTGAAAAACCGATGGCTAAAAAACCTGTAGAACAACCGATTAAACCATTACCCGAACCGTTGAAACCAGCAGAAAATCCTATCGTCAAGCCGCCACAGGTTGACCAAAACATTGTCATGGCAAGGCAACTAGCCCTCGCCAATGAGCGAGCCGAACAAGCGCAAAAACAACAATTTGAGCGCCAACAAGCACTCACCAGACAGCAAGACTTAAAACGACAACAAGAATTGGAACGACAAGAAGAATTGCAGCGACAACAAGCGCTTGCACGGCAAAAAGCGTTGGAAAACCAATTAATTGAACAACAACAACGTGAGCGCAAACAAGCAGAAGTGGATCGTCAAAAAGCGCTAGCTGATGCCAAAGCCAGACAAGCAGATGAAGCTAGGGCAAAAGCTGAAAAGGCAAAACAACAACAAGCCGACAAGGATAAAGAAGCGCAACAAGCGCAAAATAATTCACCTGTAAGCTTTTCGGCAGGGCAAGCAAGTTGGCGACGTCAACCTAGCTTTAGCTGCCGTAGTGAGGACCTCGAAAATGGCGCATTGACGGCAGTTATTCGCTACACGGTGGACAAACAAGGCAATCCAACCAGCGTCACTTTAGCCAAATCGACCGGCAATGTCAGAGTCGATAGACAACTGTCTATGCAGGCTAAGAGCGGCAAATTTAACCCCTTTACCAAAAATGGCGTACCGGTGGTTGGTATTGTCAATCTACCGGTTCGCTGTCAATAAATAGTAAACCTATTGGCGCAAAAAAACCCTCTAAATAGTTTATTGAGAGGGTTTTTTTGATACTTGATGAATTAATTGTATTCAATAACAAAATCTTCAGTGGCTACGCGTACTTTTGCCATAGGCGCAATCCAATCACGTGCTGGATCGGCAACACCCACGTACATGATTACGATGCTTTTTAGCCCCAATTTTTCTAAACCTAATACCTCGTCAATCAGCTTAGGATTAAAGCCTTCGGCAGGGCAACTGTCTACTTTAAGCTCTGCTGCTTGTGCCAACGCAAGTCCCAAGCCAATGTAAGCTTGGCGAGCGATATGTTCAAAGTTTTCGTCTGCGCTTTTTTTGGCCACACTTGCTTTGAGCATGGAAGTATAGCTATCAAAACGCCCTCTAGGTAAGCCACGCTCATCTGTGGTCATGTCATATACGGTATCAATTTTTTCGGCGCTATAATCCTGCCAACCTGCAAAAACAAGTACGTGAGAACATTCTTTCATGCAGTCAGGATTGAGTGCACCGGCCACTAGCTGCGCTTTGATGGCTTGGTTTTTGACCACGATAACTTTAAAGGGCTGCAATCCCGATGAGGTGGGCGCAAGTCGGGCGGCTTCGATGATTTTGTCGATATTTTCTTGGCTCACGCTTTGGTTTGGGTCAAAGGCTTTGACGGCATGGCGCCATTGTAAATTTTCAATCAGTGACATGAAATATTCCTAATCTAGTGATAAAACTATAACGATAATAGTAGAGCGATAAAAGTTATTGTCCGAGCCTTTAAACAAAGCTATAGAAAGCTCGATGTTACCAATTTTGTCATTGGCTTTTACATAACTTGGGTGGTTTTCAACTTGCTCAACAAAACGGTGAATGTGCCCAATGTGCCCAAATGGGTCTTTGACATTTGAGCACGCCGCTTGCAATGGAAATTATGTTAAATTGATTATGCGACTACTTGGGTATGCAGACGTACGTCGACATTGCCACGCACGGCATTGGAATACGGGCAGACTTTGTCCGTCTTTTCAACCAAGTCTTTCGCTTGCTCTTCGCTGACGCCGCTAAGTTCAATATATAAATCGATGTCAAGCGCATAACCGCCTTGGGTATTCATGCCAAGCCCAACCACTGCTGAGGTTTTTGAGCTGACGCCTTCTAGCTTCATGCGCTGTGCCACATGAGTCAACGCATTGTCAAAACAAGCGGCATAACCCATGGCAAATAATTTTTCTGGGT from Moraxella osloensis carries:
- a CDS encoding ATP-binding cassette domain-containing protein, producing the protein MLTTQSLTVMRQQKTLLHNINVTIDKGKIYALIGHNGSGKSTLIKALAGETPPH
- a CDS encoding nitroreductase family protein yields the protein MSLIENLQWRHAVKAFDPNQSVSQENIDKIIEAARLAPTSSGLQPFKVIVVKNQAIKAQLVAGALNPDCMKECSHVLVFAGWQDYSAEKIDTVYDMTTDERGLPRGRFDSYTSMLKASVAKKSADENFEHIARQAYIGLGLALAQAAELKVDSCPAEGFNPKLIDEVLGLEKLGLKSIVIMYVGVADPARDWIAPMAKVRVATEDFVIEYN
- a CDS encoding Ohr family peroxiredoxin; its protein translation is MKIFYKTPTATSTGGRSGHVALEDGSLGFDLQSPEQNSTGVNPEKLFAMGYAACFDNALTHVAQRMKLEGVSSKTSAVVGLGMNTQGGYALDIDLYIELSGVSEEQAKDLVEKTDKVCPYSNAVRGNVDVRLHTQVVA
- a CDS encoding TonB family protein yields the protein MPIQRHANFSQAHFSNNISTIFDKKSGTLALIGVLSLHGIVAISLENMATPDIKPPNVTPPLEISFIAPPPAADKPAEMTVTAEPKPIKQLPKPVEKPKEKLAEKPKEKPIEKPISKPIEKTVEKPMAKKPVEQPIKPLPEPLKPAENPIVKPPQVDQNIVMARQLALANERAEQAQKQQFERQQALTRQQDLKRQQELERQEELQRQQALARQKALENQLIEQQQRERKQAEVDRQKALADAKARQADEARAKAEKAKQQQADKDKEAQQAQNNSPVSFSAGQASWRRQPSFSCRSEDLENGALTAVIRYTVDKQGNPTSVTLAKSTGNVRVDRQLSMQAKSGKFNPFTKNGVPVVGIVNLPVRCQ